A genomic region of Noviherbaspirillum sp. L7-7A contains the following coding sequences:
- the ileS gene encoding isoleucine--tRNA ligase → MSDNKPSKPASKPQSRYPVNMPETPFPMRGDLAKREPQWVKQWQERKVYEKIREASKQREKFILHDGPPYANGDIHIGHAVNKILKDMIVKSRQLAGFDAQYVPGWDCHGMPIEIQIEKQYGKGLPTAEVLAKSRAYAAEQIERQKKDFIRLGVLGEWDNPYKTMNFSNEADEIRALGAILEKGYVYRGLKPVNWCFDCGSALAEAEVEYQDKRDPAIDVGFAFAQHDRLATAFNLSALPTDKGYAVIWTTTPWTIPANQALNVHPEFSYALVQTERNGEPLLLLLAADLVDDCLARYGLSGRVIATCAGAALSGIAFRHPLATADAGYDRLSPIYLGDYVTLDAGTGIVHSSPAYGVDDFLSCKAHGMKDDDIINPVMGDGRYASWLPLFGGMTIWEASKPICGALEAAGSLFKLVMFDHSYMHCWRHKTPIIYRATSQWFAGMDVAPKAGGETLREAALRGIEETAFFPSWGKARLHGMIANRPDWTLSRQRQWGVPMAFFVHKESGQLHPRTPELLEAVAKLVEQQGIEAWHALDPRELLGDEAEMYVKNRDTLDVWFDSGTTHQTVLRGSHRQQSDFPADLYLEGSDQHRGWFHSSLLTSSMLNGRAPYKALLTHGFVVDGEGKKMSKSKGNVVAPQKVSDSLGAEILRLWVAATDYSGELSISDEILKRVVESYRRIRNTLRFLLANTADFNPAEHAVPVADMLEVDRYAIARMQQLQDEILAHLQAYEFHPVTGKLQMYCSEDLGGFYLDILKDRLYTAGADSAIRRSAQTAIWHITHALLRLMAPILSFTAEEAWSYFAGEEAYAASGETIFTQTFHLLPHVEDGAALLDKYSRIREVRAEVTKELEEVRVSGAIGSSLQAEVEITADEERQALLESLGEDLKFVLITSAARVSPAADGQTGVKVTPSDAEKCERCWHYRKDVNADARYPGICGRCVSNLYGPGEARRCA, encoded by the coding sequence ATGTCAGACAACAAGCCCAGCAAACCAGCCAGCAAGCCGCAAAGCCGTTATCCGGTCAACATGCCCGAGACGCCCTTCCCGATGCGCGGCGACCTCGCCAAGCGCGAACCCCAGTGGGTCAAGCAGTGGCAGGAGCGCAAGGTCTACGAAAAGATCCGGGAAGCGTCGAAACAGCGCGAGAAGTTCATCCTGCATGACGGCCCGCCCTATGCCAACGGCGACATCCACATCGGCCACGCGGTCAACAAGATCCTGAAGGACATGATCGTCAAGTCGCGCCAGCTGGCCGGCTTCGACGCGCAGTACGTGCCGGGCTGGGACTGCCACGGCATGCCGATCGAGATCCAGATCGAGAAGCAGTATGGCAAGGGCCTGCCCACCGCCGAAGTGCTGGCCAAGTCGCGCGCCTATGCAGCCGAGCAGATCGAGCGCCAGAAGAAGGACTTCATCCGCCTGGGCGTGCTGGGCGAATGGGACAACCCCTACAAGACCATGAACTTCAGCAATGAGGCCGACGAGATCCGCGCGCTCGGCGCCATCCTGGAAAAGGGTTATGTGTACCGTGGCCTGAAGCCGGTGAACTGGTGCTTCGACTGCGGATCGGCGCTGGCCGAGGCGGAAGTCGAATACCAGGACAAGCGCGACCCGGCCATCGATGTCGGCTTCGCCTTCGCCCAGCACGACCGCCTCGCCACCGCCTTCAACCTGTCGGCCCTGCCGACCGACAAGGGCTATGCGGTGATCTGGACCACCACGCCCTGGACCATCCCGGCCAACCAGGCGCTGAACGTGCATCCGGAATTCAGCTATGCCCTGGTGCAGACCGAGCGCAACGGCGAGCCGCTGCTGCTGCTCCTGGCCGCCGACCTGGTCGACGACTGCCTGGCGCGCTACGGCCTGTCCGGCCGCGTGATCGCCACCTGCGCCGGGGCGGCGCTGTCGGGCATCGCCTTCCGCCATCCGCTGGCCACGGCCGACGCCGGCTACGACCGGCTCTCGCCCATCTATCTCGGCGACTATGTGACCCTGGACGCCGGCACCGGCATCGTCCACTCCTCGCCCGCCTATGGCGTCGACGACTTCCTGTCCTGCAAGGCGCATGGCATGAAGGACGACGACATCATCAACCCGGTGATGGGCGACGGCCGCTACGCTTCCTGGCTGCCGCTGTTCGGCGGCATGACGATCTGGGAAGCCTCCAAGCCGATCTGCGGCGCGCTGGAAGCGGCCGGCTCGCTGTTCAAGCTGGTGATGTTCGACCACAGCTACATGCACTGCTGGCGCCACAAGACGCCCATCATCTACCGCGCCACCTCGCAATGGTTCGCCGGCATGGACGTGGCGCCCAAGGCGGGCGGCGAAACCCTGCGCGAGGCCGCGCTGCGCGGCATCGAGGAAACCGCCTTCTTCCCGAGCTGGGGCAAGGCCAGGCTGCACGGCATGATAGCCAACCGGCCGGACTGGACCCTGTCGCGCCAGCGCCAGTGGGGCGTGCCGATGGCTTTCTTCGTCCACAAGGAAAGCGGCCAGCTGCATCCGCGCACGCCCGAGCTGCTGGAAGCGGTGGCAAAACTGGTCGAGCAGCAAGGCATCGAAGCCTGGCATGCGCTCGATCCGCGCGAGCTGCTGGGCGACGAGGCTGAGATGTACGTGAAGAACCGCGACACGCTCGACGTCTGGTTCGATTCCGGCACCACCCACCAGACCGTGCTGCGCGGCTCGCACCGCCAGCAGTCCGACTTCCCGGCCGACCTCTATCTGGAAGGTTCGGACCAGCACCGCGGCTGGTTCCACTCCTCGCTGCTGACCTCGTCCATGCTCAATGGCCGCGCACCGTACAAGGCGCTGCTGACCCACGGCTTCGTGGTCGATGGCGAAGGCAAGAAGATGTCCAAGTCCAAGGGCAACGTGGTGGCGCCGCAAAAGGTATCGGACTCGCTGGGCGCGGAAATCCTGCGCCTGTGGGTGGCCGCCACCGACTACTCCGGCGAACTGTCGATCTCCGACGAAATCCTGAAGCGCGTGGTGGAAAGCTATCGCCGCATCCGCAACACCCTGCGCTTCCTGCTGGCCAACACCGCCGACTTCAACCCGGCTGAGCATGCGGTGCCGGTGGCCGACATGCTGGAGGTGGACCGCTATGCGATCGCCCGCATGCAGCAGCTGCAGGACGAGATCCTGGCCCACCTCCAGGCCTATGAATTCCATCCGGTGACCGGCAAGCTGCAGATGTACTGCTCGGAAGACCTGGGCGGCTTCTATCTCGACATCCTGAAGGACAGGCTCTACACCGCCGGCGCCGATTCCGCGATCCGCCGCTCGGCCCAGACCGCGATCTGGCACATCACCCACGCGCTGCTGCGTCTGATGGCGCCCATCCTGTCCTTCACCGCCGAGGAAGCCTGGTCCTATTTCGCCGGCGAGGAAGCGTATGCCGCCAGCGGCGAAACCATCTTCACCCAGACCTTCCACCTGCTGCCGCATGTGGAAGACGGCGCGGCGCTGCTGGACAAGTACAGCCGCATCCGCGAAGTGCGGGCCGAAGTCACCAAGGAACTGGAAGAAGTGCGGGTATCCGGCGCGATCGGCTCCTCGCTGCAGGCGGAGGTGGAAATCACCGCCGATGAAGAGCGCCAGGCATTGCTGGAAAGCCTGGGCGAGGACCTGAAGTTCGTGCTGATCACCTCGGCCGCCCGGGTCAGCCCGGCTGCCGACGGCCAGACCGGCGTCAAGGTCACGCCGTCGGATGCGGAAAAGTGCGAGCGCTGCTGGCACTACCGGAAGGACGTGAACGCCGACGCCCGCTATCCCGGCATCTGCGGCCGCTGCGTCTCCAATCTGTACGGCCCCGGCGAAGCGCGCCGCTGCGCCTGA
- the lspA gene encoding signal peptidase II encodes MATIKKTVFAPKPAAGITPWLCIAALVVLLDQLTKIMITQMFSYGQSKPVTSFFNLVLAYNKGAAFSFLAAEGGWQRYLFSGIAIAAAAFIIYLLKRHAGQRLFCWALALVLGGAIGNLIDRIAYGHVIDFLDVHVAGWHWPAFNIADSAICIGAAMFIIDELRRVNR; translated from the coding sequence ATGGCCACCATCAAGAAAACCGTTTTCGCCCCCAAACCCGCCGCCGGCATCACGCCATGGCTGTGCATCGCCGCGCTGGTGGTGCTGCTCGACCAGCTGACCAAGATCATGATCACCCAGATGTTCAGCTACGGCCAGAGCAAGCCGGTGACCTCCTTCTTCAACCTGGTGCTGGCCTATAACAAGGGCGCCGCCTTCAGCTTCCTGGCCGCCGAGGGCGGCTGGCAGCGCTACCTGTTTTCCGGCATCGCCATTGCCGCCGCCGCCTTCATCATCTATCTCTTGAAGCGCCATGCCGGCCAGCGCCTGTTCTGCTGGGCACTGGCGCTGGTGCTGGGCGGCGCGATCGGCAACCTGATCGACCGCATCGCCTACGGCCATGTGATCGACTTCCTCGATGTCCATGTCGCCGGCTGGCACTGGCCCGCGTTCAACATTGCAGACAGCGCAATATGCATCGGCGCGGCGATGTTTATCATTGACGAGCTGCGCCGCGTCAACCGCTAG
- a CDS encoding 16S rRNA (uracil(1498)-N(3))-methyltransferase, which produces MPRFYFPDALTEGAIVALPDHVAHHLHVLRLAPGDRITLFNGQGGEYHATLENLDRRRAQVEIKLFSPQEAELPYAVTLAQALPEGSKMDWIIEKAVELGATALQPLAAQRCVVRLSADRAAKKTAHWQGIITAAAEQCGRNRLPHLAEVGDFGAWIGQHDLHKRILLSPRAEQPLSDWARHHPPQAVTLMVGPEGGFSDAEEKAALDHGALALGMGPRVLRTETAGLAALAALNAVWGAI; this is translated from the coding sequence ATGCCCCGCTTCTACTTTCCCGATGCCCTGACCGAAGGCGCCATCGTCGCCCTGCCCGATCATGTCGCGCATCATCTGCATGTGCTGCGGCTGGCGCCGGGCGACCGGATCACCCTGTTCAACGGCCAGGGCGGCGAATACCACGCCACCCTGGAAAACCTGGACCGCAGGCGGGCGCAGGTGGAAATCAAGCTGTTTTCGCCGCAGGAAGCGGAACTGCCGTATGCAGTCACCCTGGCCCAGGCGCTGCCCGAGGGCAGCAAGATGGACTGGATCATCGAAAAGGCGGTGGAACTGGGCGCCACCGCGCTGCAGCCGCTGGCCGCGCAGCGCTGCGTGGTGCGGCTCTCCGCCGACCGGGCGGCAAAAAAGACGGCGCACTGGCAAGGCATCATCACCGCCGCCGCCGAGCAGTGCGGCCGCAACCGGCTGCCGCACCTGGCCGAGGTCGGCGACTTTGGCGCCTGGATCGGCCAGCATGACCTGCACAAGCGCATCCTGCTGTCGCCGCGCGCCGAACAGCCGCTGTCGGACTGGGCGCGCCACCATCCGCCGCAGGCGGTGACGCTGATGGTCGGCCCGGAAGGCGGCTTTTCCGACGCCGAGGAAAAGGCCGCGCTCGACCATGGCGCGCTCGCCCTGGGCATGGGTCCGCGGGTGTTGCGTACCGAGACCGCTGGCCTTGCCGCGCTGGCGGCGCTGAACGCAGTCTGGGGCGCGATCTAA
- a CDS encoding bifunctional riboflavin kinase/FAD synthetase, producing the protein MKVFRGLPNAESRAPCALTIGNFDGVHRGHQALLARLREAADLRNLETAVMTFEPHPREYFAQRAGDLSKAPTRIASLRDKLQSLANAGVDRVIVEHFNAHFAALTPDEFVSRVLVEGLHVKWLIVGEDFCYGARRAGNMATLMEAGRRHGFEVEALPTVSNDGSRISSSAIRAALAAADFDHARQLLGHGYTVSGHVIHGQKLGRTLGFPTLNLRIAHRRPALSGIFVVQVHGLAPQPLPAVASLGVRPTVDDSGRVLLETHLFDYNQQCYGKLIRVEFLAKLRDEEKYDGLAALTAAIRNDEEQARAWFRQHNSGAVSATDRI; encoded by the coding sequence ATGAAGGTATTTCGCGGACTTCCCAATGCCGAATCGCGCGCGCCCTGCGCGCTTACCATCGGCAACTTCGACGGCGTGCATCGCGGCCACCAGGCCCTGCTGGCGCGTCTGCGCGAAGCGGCGGACCTGCGCAACCTGGAAACTGCGGTGATGACGTTCGAACCGCATCCACGGGAATATTTCGCCCAGCGCGCCGGCGACCTGTCCAAGGCGCCGACCCGCATCGCCAGCCTGCGCGACAAGCTGCAGTCGCTGGCCAATGCCGGCGTCGACCGGGTCATCGTCGAACACTTCAATGCGCATTTCGCGGCGCTGACGCCCGATGAGTTCGTCAGCCGCGTGCTGGTCGAGGGCCTGCATGTGAAATGGCTGATCGTCGGCGAAGACTTTTGCTACGGTGCGCGCCGCGCCGGCAACATGGCCACGCTGATGGAAGCCGGCCGCCGCCATGGCTTCGAGGTCGAGGCGCTGCCCACCGTGAGCAATGACGGCAGCCGCATCTCTTCCTCGGCCATCCGCGCAGCGCTGGCCGCGGCCGACTTCGACCATGCGCGCCAGCTGCTCGGCCATGGCTACACCGTGTCCGGCCATGTGATCCACGGCCAGAAACTGGGCCGCACCCTGGGCTTTCCGACGCTGAACCTGCGCATCGCCCATCGCCGCCCCGCCCTGTCGGGCATTTTCGTGGTGCAGGTGCACGGCCTGGCGCCGCAGCCGCTGCCGGCCGTGGCCAGCCTGGGCGTGCGCCCGACTGTGGACGACAGCGGCCGGGTGCTGCTGGAAACCCATCTCTTCGACTACAACCAGCAGTGCTACGGCAAGCTGATCCGGGTCGAATTCCTGGCCAAGCTGCGCGACGAAGAGAAATACGACGGCCTGGCGGCGCTGACCGCCGCCATCCGCAACGATGAAGAACAAGCCCGCGCCTGGTTCCGCCAGCACAACAGCGGCGCCGTGTCCGCCACCGACCGAATTTGA
- the coaBC gene encoding bifunctional phosphopantothenoylcysteine decarboxylase/phosphopantothenate--cysteine ligase CoaBC, with translation MELDGKKIVLGLTGGIACYKSAELTRALVKAGASVQVAMTQAATQFITPVTMQAVSGKPVFFDQWDARIPNNMAHIDLTRDADAIVIAPCSTDFMFKLAHGACDDLLSTLCIARPASMPLLVAPAMNVEMWQNPATRRNAAQLKADGIAVLGPAAGEQACGEVGMGRMLEPEQLLEEIIASFVPKTLAGKQVLITAGPTFEPIDPVRGITNLSSGKMGYAIARAAREAGAEVLLVSGPTGLATPYGVRRIDVLTAQQMHDAVMAQVPGQDVFIAVAAVADWRVANASARKLKKDGSGDMPALVFEQNPDILASVAALANKPYCVGFAAESDNLLEYGRAKRERKGIPLLVGNIGPSTFGSDRNELVLFDQHGHTAMPAADKLHLARQLISEIASRLRA, from the coding sequence ATGGAACTCGACGGCAAGAAAATCGTTCTCGGCCTGACCGGCGGCATCGCCTGCTACAAGTCCGCCGAGCTGACCCGCGCCCTGGTCAAGGCCGGCGCCTCGGTGCAGGTGGCAATGACCCAGGCCGCCACCCAGTTCATCACGCCGGTGACGATGCAGGCCGTGTCCGGCAAGCCGGTCTTCTTCGACCAGTGGGATGCGCGCATTCCCAACAACATGGCCCACATCGACCTGACCCGCGACGCCGACGCCATCGTGATCGCGCCCTGTTCGACCGACTTCATGTTCAAGCTGGCGCATGGCGCCTGCGACGACCTGCTCTCCACGCTATGCATCGCCCGCCCGGCCAGCATGCCGCTGCTGGTGGCCCCGGCGATGAATGTCGAGATGTGGCAGAACCCGGCCACCCGCCGCAATGCCGCGCAGCTGAAGGCCGACGGCATCGCCGTCCTTGGCCCGGCCGCCGGCGAACAGGCCTGCGGCGAGGTAGGCATGGGCCGCATGCTGGAGCCGGAACAGCTGCTGGAAGAGATCATCGCATCGTTCGTCCCGAAAACCCTGGCAGGCAAGCAGGTGCTGATCACCGCCGGCCCGACCTTCGAGCCGATCGACCCGGTGCGCGGCATCACCAACCTGTCCTCGGGCAAGATGGGCTATGCGATTGCCCGGGCCGCCCGCGAGGCCGGCGCCGAAGTGCTGCTGGTGTCCGGGCCTACCGGCCTGGCTACGCCGTACGGCGTCAGGCGCATCGACGTGCTGACCGCTCAGCAGATGCATGACGCCGTGATGGCGCAGGTACCCGGCCAGGATGTGTTCATTGCCGTGGCCGCGGTGGCCGACTGGCGCGTTGCCAACGCCAGCGCGCGGAAACTGAAAAAGGACGGCAGCGGCGACATGCCGGCGCTGGTGTTCGAGCAGAATCCCGACATCCTTGCCTCGGTTGCCGCTTTGGCAAATAAGCCGTATTGTGTCGGCTTCGCTGCCGAATCAGACAATTTGCTGGAGTACGGCCGGGCCAAGCGCGAGAGGAAAGGCATACCGCTCCTGGTCGGCAATATCGGTCCCAGCACCTTTGGCAGCGACCGCAATGAACTGGTGCTGTTCGACCAGCACGGACACACCGCAATGCCCGCGGCAGACAAGCTGCATCTCGCACGACAGTTAATCAGTGAAATCGCCAGTCGACTGCGCGCCTGA
- a CDS encoding M90 family metallopeptidase — protein MKLLNRLFRRAVPEIDEAQWQQAVQGMPFLHRLDAGELARLKSLAARFLDTHAVSGAGGFEVGDEVALRIAAQACLPVLNLTLDLYDDMAGVIVYPAAFVVRHSEVDEAGVVHEWESAMAGEALDAGGAVVLSWEDAQEDHLWDDGGNLVIHEFVHKIDMGSGGANGCPPFLAQFHAGIDPAHWKAAFSAAYDDFCARVDALERQLPPDFDDENEDHLDLYAELAQSLPMDPYGSEAPAEFFAVASEAFFARPAPLRRVYPQVFELLEKYYRQRMP, from the coding sequence GTGAAGCTGCTCAACCGCCTGTTCCGCCGCGCCGTGCCGGAGATCGATGAAGCGCAATGGCAGCAGGCGGTGCAGGGCATGCCTTTCCTGCATCGACTCGATGCAGGCGAACTGGCGCGCCTGAAATCCCTGGCGGCGCGCTTCCTCGACACCCACGCCGTCAGCGGCGCCGGCGGCTTCGAGGTCGGCGATGAGGTGGCGCTGCGCATTGCCGCCCAGGCCTGCCTGCCGGTGCTCAACCTGACCCTGGACCTTTATGACGACATGGCCGGCGTGATCGTCTATCCCGCCGCCTTCGTGGTGCGCCACAGCGAGGTCGACGAAGCCGGCGTGGTGCATGAATGGGAATCAGCCATGGCCGGCGAGGCGCTGGATGCCGGCGGCGCCGTGGTGCTGTCCTGGGAAGATGCGCAGGAAGACCATCTGTGGGACGACGGCGGCAATCTGGTGATCCATGAATTCGTGCACAAGATCGACATGGGCAGCGGCGGCGCCAACGGCTGCCCGCCGTTTCTTGCGCAGTTCCATGCGGGCATCGACCCGGCGCACTGGAAAGCTGCCTTTTCTGCTGCCTATGACGACTTCTGCGCCCGGGTCGACGCGCTGGAACGCCAGCTGCCGCCTGATTTCGACGACGAAAACGAAGATCACCTGGACCTGTACGCCGAACTTGCGCAATCGTTGCCGATGGACCCCTACGGCAGCGAGGCGCCGGCGGAATTCTTCGCGGTTGCTTCCGAGGCATTTTTCGCAAGACCCGCGCCGCTGCGGCGCGTCTACCCGCAAGTGTTTGAATTGCTTGAAAAATATTACCGCCAGCGCATGCCATGA
- the tkt gene encoding transketolase — MTSTPSTNRMANAIRALAMDAVQKANSGHPGMPMGMAEIAVALWARHYRHNPANPRWINRDRFVLSNGHGSMLLYALLHLTGHELAMDEIRNFRQLHSKTPGHPEYEITPGVETSTGPLGQGITNAVGMALAEKLLAAHFNRPGLDIIDHHTYVFAGDGCLMEGISHEACSLAGTLGLSKLVVLYDDNGISIDGKVEGWFTDDTPKRFEAYGWNVIRAVDGHDVDAVDAAIRQARDAGKPTLICCRTVIGKGAPTLQGSDKVHGAALGDKEIALTREALGWSDQPFEIPADVYADWDARESGARVEGDWNNLFGLYREKYPQEAAELQRRMKGELPAGFDETVRNYIASCVEKQETIATRKASQNAIQALAQVLPEFLGGSADLTGSNLTNWKESVPVRYNQPGNHINYGVREFGMSAIMNGITLHGGFIPFGATFLTFSDYSRNALRMAALMKIRTLFVFTHDSIGLGEDGPTHQSVEHISSLRLIPNLDNWRPCDTVESAVAWAESVRRKNGPSTLIFSRQNLPFMQRNEGQVADIARGGYVLRDAPDAKAIIIATGSEVELAIKAADALAQQGVAVRVVSMPCTDVFDRQDAAYKASVLTKGIPRVAVEAGVSDFWYKYVGLEGAVVGIDTFGESAPAGVLFKHFGFTPEKVADAVKMVLA, encoded by the coding sequence ATGACTTCCACCCCTTCCACCAACAGAATGGCCAATGCAATTCGCGCGCTGGCAATGGATGCCGTTCAAAAAGCCAACTCCGGCCATCCCGGCATGCCAATGGGCATGGCCGAGATCGCGGTCGCATTGTGGGCGCGACACTATCGCCACAACCCGGCCAATCCGCGCTGGATCAACCGCGACCGCTTCGTGCTGTCCAATGGCCACGGCTCGATGCTGCTGTATGCGCTGCTGCACCTGACCGGCCATGAACTGGCTATGGACGAGATCCGCAACTTCCGCCAGTTGCATTCGAAGACGCCGGGCCATCCGGAATACGAGATCACGCCGGGCGTGGAAACCAGCACCGGCCCGCTGGGCCAGGGCATTACCAATGCAGTCGGCATGGCGCTGGCCGAGAAGCTCTTGGCGGCGCACTTCAACCGTCCGGGCCTGGACATCATCGACCATCACACCTATGTGTTCGCCGGCGACGGCTGCCTGATGGAAGGCATTTCCCACGAAGCCTGCTCGCTGGCCGGCACCCTGGGCCTGTCCAAGCTGGTGGTGCTGTACGACGACAACGGCATCTCGATCGACGGCAAGGTGGAAGGCTGGTTTACCGACGACACGCCCAAGCGCTTCGAAGCCTATGGCTGGAATGTAATCCGCGCCGTCGACGGCCATGACGTGGACGCGGTCGACGCGGCGATCCGCCAGGCGCGCGACGCCGGCAAGCCGACCCTGATCTGCTGCCGCACCGTGATCGGCAAGGGCGCGCCGACGCTGCAGGGCAGCGACAAGGTGCACGGCGCCGCGCTGGGCGACAAGGAAATCGCCCTGACCCGCGAAGCGCTGGGCTGGTCCGATCAGCCCTTCGAGATTCCGGCCGATGTCTATGCCGATTGGGATGCCCGTGAGAGCGGCGCCCGCGTCGAGGGCGACTGGAACAACCTGTTCGGCCTGTACCGGGAAAAATATCCGCAGGAAGCGGCCGAACTGCAGCGCCGCATGAAGGGCGAACTGCCGGCCGGCTTCGACGAGACCGTGCGCAATTACATCGCCAGCTGCGTCGAGAAGCAGGAAACCATCGCCACCCGCAAGGCCAGCCAGAATGCGATCCAGGCGCTGGCGCAGGTGCTGCCGGAATTCCTGGGCGGCTCGGCCGACCTGACCGGCTCCAACCTGACCAACTGGAAGGAATCGGTGCCGGTGCGCTATAACCAGCCGGGCAACCACATCAACTACGGCGTGCGCGAGTTTGGCATGAGCGCCATCATGAACGGCATCACGCTGCATGGCGGCTTCATCCCGTTCGGCGCGACCTTCCTGACCTTCTCGGACTACAGCCGCAATGCATTGCGCATGGCCGCGCTGATGAAGATCCGCACGCTGTTCGTCTTCACCCACGACTCCATCGGCCTGGGCGAAGACGGCCCGACCCACCAGTCGGTCGAGCATATCTCCAGCCTGCGCCTGATCCCCAACCTGGACAACTGGCGCCCGTGCGACACCGTGGAATCGGCGGTGGCATGGGCCGAGTCGGTGCGCCGCAAGAACGGTCCGTCCACCCTGATCTTCTCGCGCCAGAACCTGCCGTTCATGCAGCGCAATGAAGGCCAGGTCGCCGACATCGCCCGCGGCGGCTATGTGCTGCGCGACGCGCCGGACGCGAAAGCCATCATCATCGCCACCGGCTCCGAGGTGGAGCTGGCAATCAAGGCCGCCGACGCGCTGGCCCAGCAGGGCGTTGCGGTGCGCGTGGTCTCCATGCCCTGCACGGATGTCTTCGACCGCCAGGACGCCGCCTACAAGGCCAGCGTGTTGACCAAAGGCATACCTCGTGTTGCTGTCGAAGCCGGCGTCTCCGACTTCTGGTACAAGTATGTCGGCCTCGAAGGCGCTGTTGTCGGAATTGACACATTTGGCGAGTCCGCCCCGGCTGGCGTGCTGTTCAAGCACTTCGGCTTCACCCCGGAAAAGGTGGCGGACGCGGTGAAGATGGTGCTGGCCTGA